A genomic window from Photobacterium gaetbulicola Gung47 includes:
- a CDS encoding glycoside hydrolase family 3 protein (COG1472): MSNKLFTLAPIAVALILAGCNSSSNSSDGKDDLVQPIVQSRVHDILEVDGYQFRDANGDGELAPYEDWRLTSEERAADLVSRMTLEEKVGMMLIDTLNAEAYGYIGTKHQDFVNRQKMNRFIFRNNILTQEEIDALTDEERQDGGAAGGPGGPNYVISPREAAQYMNTVQELTERTRLGIPALFKSNARNHIDPNAKAGINVDSGAFTGWPKEGGLAATGDMELIAEFGEVMRAEWNAIGLRGMYGYMADLATEPRWYRVHETFSSDADLTSDIIQTLVDNLQGEEVGSDSIVLTMKHFPGGGPQFLGSDPHYFAGQHQSYPAGKFDYHLKPFITAIDAGVAAIMPYYGIVGGGDWSINIPDNETNLDVGNGQLLEELLHPRDHDTLRVANNDYSTEVGQPAGNVGVAFSKGILDDLLRKKLGFSGVINSDTGIINDPNNPHTDYEMMHNNRAWGLQDKNKTEQFVIAIEAGTDVFSGFNRNDEIRTVVEQGLVSEERIDESVKRLLKVQFDLGLFENAYVDADKANEIVGNAEFQEKAQLAQRKAVVLLDNQDQTLPLRSNTSLFTMGMDGDIAKEYGFDVTVGDDDDGNKVADATGKDHALIRVRVDNIPAVISGDIPNNRALVFGGADFDELSVLDFTSMANDIKGEGSSWVVTPSLEDIQAVMDEVGPENTVLSIYFRQPYVLDNESRLREAGATLATFGSDDRAVMDVVSGKFNPQGKLPFALANSAEAIIRQDSDDPSYKDGDTLYPLGHGLSYK; this comes from the coding sequence ATGAGCAATAAACTCTTTACCCTAGCGCCTATCGCAGTGGCGTTGATTTTAGCTGGTTGTAATTCCTCATCAAACTCAAGTGATGGCAAAGACGACCTAGTACAACCGATAGTACAATCCCGTGTACATGATATTTTAGAAGTGGATGGTTACCAATTCCGTGATGCCAACGGCGATGGTGAACTGGCACCGTATGAAGATTGGCGCCTTACTTCTGAGGAGCGTGCCGCTGATTTGGTTAGCCGGATGACGCTTGAAGAGAAAGTCGGGATGATGTTGATCGATACGCTGAATGCTGAAGCATACGGGTATATTGGCACAAAGCATCAAGATTTTGTTAACCGCCAGAAGATGAATCGCTTTATCTTCCGAAATAATATTCTGACCCAGGAAGAAATTGACGCACTCACTGATGAGGAGCGCCAAGATGGGGGGGCTGCTGGGGGACCTGGTGGGCCGAACTACGTGATTAGCCCGAGAGAAGCTGCTCAGTATATGAATACTGTGCAGGAGCTTACGGAGCGAACGCGGTTGGGTATTCCTGCACTATTTAAATCGAATGCACGTAACCATATTGATCCGAATGCCAAAGCCGGTATCAATGTTGATTCAGGGGCATTTACCGGTTGGCCGAAAGAAGGCGGTTTGGCTGCTACAGGGGATATGGAGCTGATTGCCGAGTTTGGTGAGGTAATGCGTGCTGAATGGAATGCGATTGGTCTGCGTGGTATGTATGGTTACATGGCCGACTTGGCGACAGAGCCGCGCTGGTACCGTGTTCACGAAACCTTTAGCTCGGATGCAGACTTGACGTCGGATATTATCCAAACTCTGGTGGATAATTTGCAGGGCGAAGAGGTTGGATCAGACAGTATAGTTCTGACGATGAAACACTTCCCTGGCGGCGGCCCACAGTTCTTGGGCTCGGATCCTCACTATTTTGCCGGCCAACACCAAAGCTATCCGGCGGGTAAGTTCGATTACCACCTCAAGCCATTCATTACTGCAATTGATGCAGGGGTCGCTGCGATCATGCCTTACTACGGTATCGTGGGTGGCGGTGACTGGTCGATAAATATCCCTGATAACGAAACAAACCTCGATGTGGGTAATGGCCAACTGCTTGAGGAGCTTCTTCATCCACGTGATCACGATACTCTACGCGTAGCCAACAATGATTATTCGACGGAAGTCGGTCAACCGGCTGGTAATGTGGGGGTTGCTTTCTCCAAAGGGATTTTGGACGATCTTTTGCGTAAGAAGCTCGGTTTCAGCGGTGTAATTAACTCAGATACAGGGATCATCAATGATCCAAATAACCCGCACACAGATTATGAAATGATGCATAACAACCGTGCTTGGGGACTGCAAGACAAGAACAAAACTGAGCAATTCGTGATTGCGATTGAAGCGGGTACCGATGTGTTCTCTGGCTTTAACCGTAATGATGAAATCCGGACTGTTGTTGAACAAGGTTTGGTTTCAGAAGAGCGTATTGATGAGTCGGTAAAACGCCTGCTTAAAGTACAATTTGATTTGGGGCTATTTGAAAACGCCTACGTCGATGCCGACAAAGCGAATGAAATTGTAGGTAACGCAGAGTTCCAAGAAAAGGCGCAGTTAGCTCAACGTAAAGCCGTCGTGTTACTTGATAACCAAGATCAAACACTGCCGTTGCGCTCTAACACCAGCCTATTCACTATGGGTATGGATGGTGATATAGCCAAAGAATACGGCTTCGACGTGACTGTGGGTGATGACGATGACGGTAACAAGGTCGCTGATGCAACAGGCAAAGATCATGCGTTGATCCGCGTCCGTGTTGATAATATCCCTGCTGTCATTTCAGGAGATATTCCAAACAACCGAGCTTTAGTCTTCGGTGGTGCAGATTTCGATGAGTTGTCAGTTCTTGATTTCACCAGCATGGCAAATGACATTAAAGGTGAGGGTAGCTCTTGGGTTGTCACACCTTCATTGGAAGATATTCAAGCTGTCATGGATGAAGTGGGTCCAGAAAATACAGTGCTTTCTATCTACTTCCGCCAACCATATGTGCTTGATAATGAAAGTCGATTAAGGGAAGCCGGTGCTACTTTAGCGACCTTCGGCTCAGATGACCGCGCGGTGATGGATGTTGTTAGCGGTAAGTTTAACCCGCAAGGTAAACTGCCGTTTGCACTGGCGAATAGTGCAGAGGCGATTATCAGACAAGACTCAGATGATCCATCTTATAAAGACGGTGATACGCTATATCCACTTGGCCATGGCTTGAGCTATAAATAA
- a CDS encoding carbohydrate kinase (COG0524), protein MKRIALIGECMIELNGAPFSDMHQIYGGDSLNTAVYLARSAGKSAEINYVSALGCDAISDGMIARWQQEGVSTDLVLRDSSRQPGLYLIQLDDQGERTFLYWRNQSAARYMLQHPDFTKMADNLTKMDMVYLSGISLAILPKEDRQQLIGLLQLLARTGVEILFDTNYRPALWASAEQARECYQQVFSFTALALVTNDDEASLWDDSNEEETLERLKAAGVRQAVVKMGAKGNYHEDFTTQTRTFVATTPVKQVVDTTSAGDSFNAGFMAGLINGKSPVKCSEQGHLLAGTVIQHKGAIIPAQAMAQIQFNKQEPALCEH, encoded by the coding sequence ATGAAACGCATTGCCCTCATCGGCGAGTGCATGATTGAGCTAAATGGCGCGCCGTTTAGTGACATGCACCAAATATACGGTGGTGACTCCCTAAATACAGCAGTCTATCTGGCTCGTTCGGCAGGCAAATCCGCTGAAATCAATTATGTGTCTGCCTTGGGCTGCGATGCTATCAGTGATGGCATGATTGCCCGCTGGCAGCAAGAAGGTGTTAGTACCGATTTGGTACTGCGAGATAGTTCCCGCCAACCTGGACTGTATTTGATCCAGCTAGATGATCAAGGTGAGCGTACCTTCCTGTATTGGCGCAACCAATCGGCAGCCCGGTATATGCTTCAACACCCTGATTTTACTAAGATGGCAGATAATCTCACCAAAATGGACATGGTATACCTCAGTGGGATCAGCCTTGCCATTCTGCCGAAAGAAGACCGCCAGCAGCTTATTGGGCTGCTGCAGCTACTGGCGCGCACTGGTGTCGAGATCCTGTTCGATACCAACTACCGTCCAGCCTTGTGGGCATCAGCTGAACAGGCCCGTGAATGCTACCAGCAGGTGTTTTCATTCACGGCCTTGGCGCTTGTCACCAACGACGACGAAGCCAGCCTGTGGGACGATAGCAACGAAGAAGAGACCTTGGAAAGACTAAAAGCCGCAGGCGTTCGCCAAGCGGTTGTAAAAATGGGTGCCAAGGGTAACTACCACGAGGACTTCACAACCCAAACCCGCACATTTGTCGCTACCACACCGGTTAAGCAAGTGGTCGATACCACCTCAGCCGGCGACTCGTTCAACGCCGGTTTCATGGCGGGTCTAATAAACGGAAAATCCCCGGTGAAATGTTCGGAGCAAGGCCATTTATTGGCTGGCACTGTTATTCAACACAAAGGCGCGATTATCCCAGCCCAAGCGATGGCGCAAATCCAATTTAACAAACAAGAACCTGCTCTCTGTGAGCACTAA
- a CDS encoding keto-hydroxyglutarate-aldolase/keto-deoxy-phosphogluconate aldolase (COG0800) — MSTTAQQLAQIKIIPVIAIDRAEDIIPLGKALAENGLPAAEITFRSDAAAEAIRLLREAQPEMLIGAGTVLNREQAIAAKEAGATFVVSPGFNPNTVKACQELGIEIVPGVNNPSAVEAAIEVGVTTLKFFPAEASGGINMVKSLLAPYTQIQFMPTGGINAQNVNDYLAVDRVFACGGTWMVDKKLINEGRWDEIGRLAREAADLVG; from the coding sequence ATGAGCACTACGGCACAACAACTTGCACAAATTAAAATCATCCCAGTGATCGCTATTGATCGTGCTGAAGATATTATCCCGCTGGGCAAAGCATTGGCTGAAAACGGCCTGCCCGCTGCTGAAATTACCTTCCGTTCTGATGCAGCCGCTGAAGCCATTCGCCTGCTTCGTGAAGCGCAGCCAGAGATGTTGATTGGAGCGGGTACGGTACTAAACCGAGAGCAAGCCATTGCGGCCAAGGAAGCCGGTGCAACATTTGTGGTTTCTCCAGGCTTTAACCCAAATACCGTTAAAGCTTGCCAAGAGCTAGGGATTGAAATTGTCCCAGGGGTGAACAATCCAAGCGCAGTAGAAGCAGCGATTGAAGTGGGCGTAACAACGCTAAAATTTTTCCCGGCGGAAGCTTCAGGCGGCATCAATATGGTGAAATCTCTGTTGGCGCCTTACACCCAAATCCAGTTCATGCCAACAGGTGGCATCAACGCCCAAAACGTCAATGACTACCTTGCAGTAGATCGTGTCTTTGCCTGCGGCGGTACTTGGATGGTAGATAAAAAGCTTATCAATGAAGGGCGCTGGGACGAGATCGGTCGTCTTGCCCGTGAAGCCGCTGACTTGGTGGGCTAA
- a CDS encoding hypothetical protein (COG2731), with product MYRGNLCSLESYRHIPYPLIELIQVVKRKIQSNSTVGTYSVIGDDVFYFIVDDKTKNFSETKSEIHQRYIDVQIVMEGEEMYGYSQSPFNSIDEDFIADKDVAFSKDIVDEQFATLYKDDFIIFNTEQPHRPLVATSEPASVKKAVIKVSKEYLINDAEV from the coding sequence GTGTACAGAGGTAATTTGTGCTCTCTGGAAAGCTATCGCCATATTCCATATCCGTTGATCGAACTAATCCAAGTGGTGAAGCGAAAGATTCAATCAAATAGCACAGTAGGCACCTATTCCGTGATTGGTGATGATGTTTTCTATTTTATTGTCGACGATAAGACAAAGAATTTTTCAGAAACAAAGTCAGAAATTCACCAACGATATATTGATGTCCAAATTGTAATGGAAGGGGAAGAAATGTACGGCTATAGCCAAAGCCCCTTTAATTCAATCGATGAAGATTTCATTGCAGATAAAGATGTAGCATTTAGTAAAGATATTGTCGATGAGCAGTTTGCTACTTTGTATAAAGATGATTTTATTATTTTCAATACTGAACAACCTCATCGTCCATTAGTCGCTACCTCTGAGCCTGCAAGTGTTAAGAAAGCAGTAATTAAAGTCAGTAAAGAATACTTAATTAATGACGCAGAGGTTTGA